One Rosa chinensis cultivar Old Blush chromosome 5, RchiOBHm-V2, whole genome shotgun sequence genomic region harbors:
- the LOC112204018 gene encoding uncharacterized protein LOC112204018 has product MQQLDERLIRAEAGTPAPIQNPLFASRLGPFTARILQTVRPAYAKRPKIAEYSGLTDPFVHMDTFKKVTNNKGFDDATLYHLFSETLDSEAMSWFFECPPGSINSFAALSNAFLSRFILLATGYHNTSQLFSVKQATEETLQVFVKRWRATASRCPDLDKMMALAVFKQGLLKGPFLYHTAEYITYGKSLPPPQTLAKTIQPSSSQQETANKSFATPSNDKKREWQQGNYQDKPHKDQQYHNKGNRSFQGDNHNKQATSSQRYAMLTVLIVSYVEICDQCKDQIPPPPSRKYPRVGKRNNTGKWCKYHEDSGHNTNSCNALKTTIETLYQDGKMEQFKVCQPAPVAANIEPMHLINTIDGGAPITNMSHRARKCYARSNDRKEVCNIRYERSVKLPKSGWVPITFSEEDERGVHLPHYDPFLIDAILDK; this is encoded by the exons ATGCAACAGCTGGACGAAAGATTGATCCGGGCAGAGGCAGGGACCCCAGCGCCAATccaaaacccactcttcgcTTCAAGGCTAGGACCGTTTACCGCTAGGATCTTACAAACCGTCAGGCCAGCATATGCAAAAAGGCCAAAAATTGCTGAGTATAGCGGCCTCACTGATCcttttgtccacatggacaccttcaagaaggtaaCTAACAATAAGGGATTCGACGATGCCACCTTGTACCACCTATTCAGCGAGACGCTAgacagtgaggcaatgagttggttcttcgagtgcccaCCTGGATCCATCAACTCCTTTGCAGCATTATCAAACGCCTTCTTGTCACGATTCATCCTCCTAGCCACAGGATATCACAACACAAGCCAGCTGTTCAGCGTCAAACAAGCCACAGAAGAGACACTACAAGTGTTCGTCAAAAGATGGAGAGCTACAGCATCTCGATGCCCCGACCTTGACAAAATGATGGCACTAGCAGTCTTCAAGCAAGGGCTCTTAAAGGGACCATTCTTGTATCACACT GCAGAATACATCACATATGGAAAATCACTACCACCCCCGCAAACTCTCGCCAAGACAATTCAGCCTTCCTCCTCCCagcaggaaaccgctaacaaatCCTTCGCCACACCCTCAAAtgataaaaagagagaatggcagCAGGGAAATTACCAGGACAAGCCGCACAAGGATCAACAATACCACAACAAGGGTAATCGTTCCTTCCAAGGTGACAACCACAATAAGCAGGCAACATCCTCCCAGCGATACGCAATGTTAACAGTTCTTATAGTCTCGTATGTGGAGATATGTGATCAATGCAAGGATcaaatcccaccgccaccctcaaGAAAATACCCGAGAGTGGGAAAACGAAATAACACAGGCAAATGGTGCAAATATCACGAGGACAGTGGTCACAACACCAATAGTTGCAATGCGCTCAAAACAACAATTGAGACCCTTTATCAGGATGGAAAGATGGAACAGTTCAAGGTATGCCAGCCAGCGCCAGTGGCCGCTAACATTGAGCCAATGCAtctcatcaacaccatcgacggtggCGCTCCCATCACCAATATGTCCCACCGGGCAAGAAAGTGCTATGCACGCTCCAATGACCgtaaggaagtctgtaacatccgctacgagagatccgttAAACTACCAAAATCTGGTTGGGTGCCCATAACTTTCTCCGAGGAGGACGAGCGCGGCGTGCACCTCCCCCACTAtgacccattcttgatcgacgcaaTACTCGATAAATGA
- the LOC112167541 gene encoding lysosomal Pro-X carboxypeptidase → MMNYESGFCFIGNLLNKNLLINFVRVLLSVVFQCMQAAWFRLKYPHIAVGALASSAPLLYFDDITPSDGLHSVVTNNFREASENCYNTIKKSWSEIDRIAVHQDDGLDILTEKFQTCEPLEDGDELELKAYLEFIYITASQYDDPPTYPVNLICNSINAAADRGDDIIDRIASAVNYTRRGENRGQCLDLSSELRPSDDAVDGLNWLWQACTEIFMPNGRETDETMFQAEPFDADSYTQRCHQLYQGARPRPHWITTYYGGHHIRMTLERSASNIIFSNGQRDPFSVAGVLTNISPSIVAVTTRQGSHCLDLLPARINDPRWLVVQRHIEVGIITGWIRNYYNDLRIFSSEK, encoded by the exons ATGATGAACTACGAAAGCGGTTTCTGTTTTATtg GCAATTTGCTTAACAAAAACCTGCTCATCAACTTTGTACGTGTTCTGCTATCTGTTGTTTTTCAGTGCATGCAGGCAGCATGGTTTCGCCTCAAATACCCGCACATTGCTGTGGGGGCATTGGCCTCTTCCGCCCCACTTCTTTACTTTGATGACATTACACCATCAGATGGGCTTCATTCCGTGGTCACAAACAATTTCAGG GAAGCGAGTGAGAACTGCTACAATACCATAAAGAAATCATGGTCTGAAATCGATAGAATTGCTGTTCACCAAGACGATGGTCTTGACATCCTCACGGAGAAATTTCAAACTTGCGA ACCTTtggaggatggagatgaactcGAGCTAAAGGCCTACTTGGAGTTCATTTATATAACTGCATCTCAGTATGATGACCCTCCAACATATCCAGTCAATCTGATCTGCAACAGTATAAATGCAGCAGCAGACAGAGGAGATGATATCATTGATCGAATTGCCTCGGCTGTTAATTATACTCGTCGAGGAGAGAATAGAGGTCAATGTTTGGACCTAAGTAGCGAACTTCGCCCATCAGATGATGCAGTGGATGGTTTGAACTGGTTATGGCAG GCATGTACTGAAATTTTTATGCCAAACGGTCGAGAAACGGACGAGACTATGTTTCAGGCAGAACCATTTGATGCGGATTCCTACACTCAAAGGTGCCACCAGTTATATCAAGGTGCCCGCCCTAGACCCCATTGGATCACAACTTATTATGGGGGGCAT CATATAAGGATGACCTTGGAGAGGTCTGCCAGTAACATCATCTTCTCAAATGGCCAGCGTGATCCTTTTAGCGTTGCCGG AGTATTGACAAATATATCGCCCAGCATAGTAGCAGTGACTACACGTCAAG GTTCTCATTGCTTGGACTTATTACCTGCAAGGATAAATGATCCCAGGTGGTTAGTTGTGCAGCGACACATAGAAGTTGGGATTATCACAGGATGGATTCGCAACTACTACAATGATTTGCGTATCTTTTCTTCTGAGAAGTAG
- the LOC112167540 gene encoding protein MAIN-LIKE 2, with translation MGSIIDPGPIDKSVLYDQENHISSTIWEGQERSVLRCHEHTSMLEQWKLTPKQIELVEKAGFGYFRMIPTISLDNALISALVERWRKETNTFHLPVGEMTITLEDVALILGLPIDGKPVMGATRPPGKVCENLLGKVPEDLTGGMLKLTWLKESFSKCPEDAPVEDIEHHTRAYLLYLVGCTIFSTTTGNKVSAMYLPLFKNFDEAGKFAWGAAALAFLYRALGNASLKSQSTISGSLTLLQCWSYYHLNVGNPKFNQEPNDGFFPFALRWKGRATGPRSNSNIATYRKALDSLQLSDVKWLPYRDLDYSPEMEDFKESLILRASETVLICFDKAERHLPDRCLRQFGMLQPIPKDVQRWERKIRFSDQGLDVTKETILQLKGKNQAELKEWMDRRLHIIKDEESVDESMYMEWYERITRKFVGRPESLESEFQRIVTAMREIADIADSLLKDEMGFQDRQSLDEIKNTALSSLMDVVEDSKRSRRKIATKRKREDDPSPTISKEAALDVWMH, from the exons ATGGGGTCAATTATAGATCCCGGACCAATTGATAAGTCTGTGCTTTATGATCAAGAGAACCATATCTCTTCGACAATTTGGGAGGGGCAG GAGCGTAGTGTGCTTAGATGTCATGAACACACGTCAATGCTTGAACAATGGAAGCTCACACCTAAACAAATCGAGTTAGTTGAGAAGGCTGGTTTTGGATACTTCAGAATGATTCCAACAATTAGCCTTGACAATGCACTTATCTCGGCGCTTGTTGAGAGGTGGAGGAAGGAGACAAATACATTTCATTTGCCTGTTGGAGAAATGACCATAACACTTGAAGATGTTGCACTCATACTTGGGCTACCAATTGATGGAAAACCTGTTATGGGGGCAACAAGGCCACCTGGAAAAGTGTGTGAAAATTTACTCGGCAAAGTACCAGAGGACCTAACTGGTGGAATGTTGAAGCTAACTTGGTTGAAAGAGAGCTTTTCTAAATGTCCTGAAGATGCACCAGTCGAAGATATTGAGCATCATACTCGTGCATATCTACTATATCTTGTTGGTTGCACTATATTTTCTACAACAACTGGGAATAAAGTCTCTGCCATGTATCTCCCATTGTttaagaattttgatgaagCTGGAAAATTTGCATGGGGTGCTGCAGCTTTGGCATTTCTCTATAGAGCTCTTGGAAATGCCTCCCTTAAATCACAAAGTACCATAAGCGGTTCTTTGACACTCTTGCAG TGTTGGAGTTATTATCacctcaatgttggcaatcctAAGTTCAATCAGGAGCCAAATGATGGTTTCTTTCCATTTGCGCTTCGGTGGAAAGGTAGAGCTACTGGACCAAGATCAAACAGTAATATTGCTACCTACCGCAAGGCCTTGGATTCCCTTCAACTTTCAGAT GTTAAGTGGCTCCCATACAGAGATTTGGATTATTCACCAGAAATGGAAGATTTTAAAGAGAGTTTGATATTGCGGGCATCAGAAACTGTGCTTATATGCTTTGACAAGGCTGAGAGACACCTTCCAGATCGTTGCCTTAGGCAGTTTGGTATGCTTCAACCGATACCCAAGGATGTACAGCGATGGGAGAGGAAGATTCGGTTTTCTGATCAGGGGTTAGACGTGACAAAGGAAACGATTTTGCAGCTTAAAGGGAAGAATCAAGCAGAGctgaaggaatggatggatcGGCGACTTCATATCATCAAAGATGAGGAAAGTGTGGATGAAAGCATGTACATGGAGTGGTACGAGAGAATTACTCGGAAGTTTGTGGGGAGGCCTGAATCTTTAGAATCTGAGTTTCAGAGAATA GTTACTGCTATGAGAGAAATTGCAGATATAGCTGATTCATTGTTGAAAGATGAGATGGGTTTCCAAGATAGGCAATCCCTCGATGAGATCAAGAACACAGCACTTAGTAGTCTGATGGATGTGGTTGAAGACTCAAAGAGGAGTAGACGTAAGATAGCCACAAAACGTAAAAGGGAAGATGATCCAAGTCCAACTATTAGCAAGGAGGCAGCACTTGATGTTTGGATGCACTGA
- the LOC112204019 gene encoding uncharacterized protein LOC112204019, with amino-acid sequence MDDTPPKVRDPTEKVNLGIADEPMEILEVYIDDVVVKSQKKGDHITYLRKRGIEVPEDKASSVINATAPRTKKELQRLLEAFDRIKAYLASPPVLVPPRAGFPLKLYISAAEASIGSLLAQDDEEGVEHAIFYLSRTLTDCETRYTPMENLCLTLYFSACKLRNYMLSFTTCIIAQTDLVKYMLSRPILRGRIGKWVLALSDFSLQYVPQKAVKGQAIADFLAHHPILDIPTVRELEIAAVTTTRPDLARIPEYAIWYQATVSLQPWILFFDGSRTETLAGAGIVLENLAGDRFSYSFQLEFKCTNNQAEYEALIISLEVLPELGVRDVQVHGDSLLVINQRQEKYRCASCLLIPYLNRAIELLDQFDDVGLEYISRESNFAANELAQLATGITLKYGVRERILKVERRKLPPWLARPDPPDDPVVAVLEPIDVDWIVPLINYLKHPDQTADRKTRFLALNYFLRGDELRRREEDDIDFRCVYGCEAKRLMREVHTGICGTHQAGPKMRWLIRRHGYYWPSILKDCIAFAKGCQDCQWVEAEPLKEASGATIRQFIFRNIICRFGIPEALISDRGAAFMGGLVEQLVNYFGI; translated from the exons ATGGATGATACACCGCCTAAAGTCAGAGATCCTACCGAGAAGGTCAATCTTGGAATAGCTGATGAACCTATGGAG attttagaggtctaCATCGATGACGTAGTGGTGAAGTCTCAGAAGAAAGGTGACCACATCACCTATCTCAGAAAG AGAGgcattgaggtccctgaagacAAGGCAAGCTCAGTTATCAATGCCACCGCCCCACGCACAAAGAAGGAATTGCAGCGtttgctgg aggctttcgacagaatcAAGGCCTACCTCGCGAGTCCGCCAGTGCTGGTTCCTCCGAGGGCTGGATTTCCATTGAAGTTATATATctcagcagctgaggcttccattggcagcctgctcGCCCAGGATGATGAGGAAGGCGTCGAGCACGCTATTTTCTACCTTAGTAGGACACTTACGGACTGCGAAACCAGGTATACTCCAATGGAAAATCTGTGCcttacattgtacttctccGCATGCAAGTTGCGAAACTACATGTTATCTTTTACTACTTGCATTATCGCTCAGACAGATCTGGTCAAGTACATGCTATCGCGACCTATtctgagaggccgcattggcaaatgggtgTTGGCCCTGTCCGATTTCTCGCTACAATATGTTCCCCAGAAAGCAGTGAAAGgacaggccatcgcagacttttTGGCACATCACCCTATCTTGGATATCCCAACGGTGAGGGAGTTAGAGATAGCGGCCGTAACAACTACTCGACCAGATTTGGCACGTATTCCAGAGTACGCCAtatggtatcaagccacagttTCCTTGCAGCCCTGGATATTgttttttgatggctcaagaactgAAACCTTAGCAGGGGCTGGAATTGTGCTGGAGAACCTAGCTGGCGACCGCTTCTCTTATTCGTTCCAATTAGAGTTTAAATGTACCAACAAccaagcagagtatgaggcccttattatcagcCTAGAAGTCTTACCAGAACTAGGGGTGAGAGATGTTCAGGTACACGGCGACTCTTTGCTCGTGATCAATCAGCGTCAAGAAAAATACAGATGTGCAAGCTGTTTGCTCATCCCCTATTTGAATCGCGCTATTGAGTTGCTGGATCAGTTTGATGACGTGGGCTTGGAGTACATCTCTCGCGAGAGCAACTTCGCAGCCAACGAGCTCGCTCAACTAGCTACAGGcattacattgaagtatggGGTTCGCGAGCGCATTCTGAAAGTGGAGCGCCGCAAGTTGCCTCCGTGGCTCGCGCGGCCTGACCCTCCTGATGATCCGGTCGTCGCAGTCCTAGAGCCTATTGATGTCGATTGGATCGTTCCgttgatcaattatctcaaACATCCAGACCAGACAGCAGACAGGAAGACTCGTTTCCTTGCTTTAAATTACTTCCTTAGGGGTGACGAGCTGCGCCGGCGCGAGGAAGATGACATAGACTTCCGATGTGTTTATGGCTGTGAAGCGAAACGATTGATGCGCGAAGTGCACACTGGAATATGTGGAACCCATCAAGCGGGACCCAAGATGCGGTGGCTCATCAgaagacatgggtattattggccTAGCATCTTGAAGGACTGTATCGCTTTCGCCAAAGGATGCCAAGATTGTCAG TGGGTTGAAGCTGAACCTTTGAAGGAGGCCTCTGGTGCCACCATCCGCCAGTTCATCTTTCGTAACATTATTTGTAGGTTTGGTATCCCCGAGGCGCTCATTTCAGACCGGGGGGCAGCATTCATGGGAGGTCTTGTCGAGCAACTTGTCAACTATTTCGGCATCTAG